The Pelosinus sp. IPA-1 genome window below encodes:
- the serS gene encoding serine--tRNA ligase, with amino-acid sequence MLDIKFVRDNTEEVQQALVKRGMNLSLDEFLVLEKERRELLSQVEALKNKRNTVSLEISRLKKAKEDAESLVSQMRLVGDQIGEFDGKVKEVEGKLQAIIMNIPNIPHHSVPIGKDEQDNIEVRNWGTPTTFEKPPLAHWEIGEKLNILDFERGGKVTGTRFTFYRGLGARLERSLINFMLDIHTGEHGYTEFFPPFIANKESMTGTGQLPKFSEDMFKLEGLDYYLIPTAEVPITNYHRGEILDVKDLPLYYTAYSACFRAEAGAAGRDTRGLIRQHQFNKVEMVKLTLPENSYDELEKLTRNAERILELLELPYRTVALCSGDMGFSSAKTYDIEVWLPSFNTYREISSCSNFEDFQGRRADIKFRREAKGKPEFVHTLNGSGLAIGRTVAAILENYQQPDGSVVVPEVLRSYMGVDVIK; translated from the coding sequence ATGCTTGATATTAAATTTGTCAGGGATAATACAGAAGAAGTACAACAAGCTTTAGTAAAGCGCGGCATGAATCTCAGTTTAGATGAGTTCTTAGTTTTGGAAAAAGAGCGTCGTGAATTGTTAAGTCAGGTAGAGGCACTTAAAAATAAACGAAACACTGTATCTCTTGAAATTAGTCGTCTTAAAAAAGCCAAGGAAGATGCGGAAAGTTTAGTATCCCAAATGCGTTTAGTCGGCGATCAGATCGGTGAATTCGATGGCAAGGTTAAGGAAGTAGAGGGAAAACTGCAAGCTATTATTATGAACATCCCTAATATACCTCATCATTCAGTACCTATTGGCAAGGATGAGCAGGACAATATCGAGGTGCGCAATTGGGGGACTCCTACTACGTTTGAAAAACCGCCACTGGCTCACTGGGAAATTGGCGAAAAACTTAATATTCTTGATTTTGAACGGGGTGGCAAAGTCACTGGAACACGATTCACTTTTTATCGTGGACTAGGAGCTCGGTTAGAACGTTCTCTGATTAATTTTATGCTTGATATTCACACTGGTGAACACGGCTATACGGAATTTTTCCCTCCATTTATTGCAAATAAAGAGAGTATGACAGGAACCGGGCAATTGCCTAAGTTTAGTGAAGATATGTTTAAGTTGGAGGGACTGGATTATTATTTGATTCCTACTGCAGAAGTACCAATCACTAATTATCATCGAGGAGAAATCTTAGATGTCAAAGATTTACCTTTATATTATACGGCTTATAGTGCCTGTTTCCGTGCAGAAGCAGGAGCAGCTGGCCGGGATACTCGTGGTTTAATTCGTCAACATCAGTTTAATAAAGTAGAGATGGTGAAGTTGACTTTACCGGAGAACTCTTATGATGAATTAGAAAAGTTGACTCGTAATGCAGAACGTATACTGGAGTTGCTAGAATTGCCTTATCGTACAGTTGCCTTATGTAGTGGCGATATGGGCTTCTCTTCTGCAAAAACCTATGATATTGAAGTGTGGCTGCCTAGCTTTAATACCTATCGAGAAATTTCATCCTGTTCAAACTTTGAGGATTTCCAAGGCCGTCGTGCTGATATTAAATTTCGTCGTGAGGCGAAAGGAAAACCAGAATTTGTACATACGCTAAATGGTTCAGGTTTAGCGATTGGCCGTACGGTAGCCGCTATTTTGGAAAACTATCAACAACCTGATGGTTCTGTTGTTGTACCTGAAGTATTGCGTTCTTATATGGGTGTTGATGTAATTAAATAG
- a CDS encoding HD domain-containing phosphohydrolase gives MKKDVRYRVAEIIEKGLLHGVLVINNEFESVFINDALCNMWHISEEEFINKSILDIFYNGNKKKSCGSYQGPLIETMDTGEEFSSCEVYLNMPNQEGKWFLVSTFLLRDENGLPEFAVGNYIMIDKFKMFENKLNVVNMNIIKAFCKAIGVRDLYTMQHSENVAALIVGLTEYMKLSASEVTMAYLAGIVHDVGKIGISEEILNKPSRLTDVEYEVIKRHPSKGADILKEVEEFATLAEIVRHHHERYDGKGYPSGLQGENIPWISRMLTICDAYDAMTSLRCYCEPHSVEEALIEIENCAGKQFDPGISNVFIDFIRECNGDLGLNAVIST, from the coding sequence ATGAAAAAAGACGTTCGCTATCGTGTAGCAGAGATAATCGAGAAGGGGTTACTGCACGGCGTTTTAGTCATTAATAATGAATTTGAATCTGTATTTATAAACGATGCATTGTGCAATATGTGGCATATCAGTGAAGAAGAGTTTATCAATAAATCAATACTAGACATTTTTTATAACGGTAATAAGAAAAAGAGTTGTGGTAGCTACCAAGGACCTTTAATTGAGACAATGGATACTGGAGAGGAATTTAGCTCTTGCGAGGTGTATTTAAATATGCCTAACCAAGAGGGGAAATGGTTTTTAGTAAGTACCTTTTTATTGCGAGATGAGAATGGTCTGCCTGAGTTTGCTGTAGGCAATTATATTATGATAGACAAATTTAAAATGTTTGAAAATAAATTAAATGTCGTGAATATGAATATTATAAAGGCATTTTGTAAAGCCATTGGCGTAAGAGATCTGTACACTATGCAGCATAGTGAAAATGTTGCTGCCCTCATTGTTGGATTAACAGAATATATGAAGCTTTCTGCAAGTGAAGTCACTATGGCATATTTAGCAGGTATAGTACATGATGTAGGTAAAATTGGAATTTCAGAAGAGATTCTAAATAAGCCAAGTCGCCTAACAGATGTAGAATATGAAGTAATTAAGCGCCATCCAAGTAAAGGCGCAGATATTTTGAAGGAAGTAGAGGAATTTGCCACCTTGGCAGAGATTGTGCGCCATCATCACGAACGATACGATGGAAAAGGGTATCCTAGTGGCCTACAGGGGGAAAATATTCCATGGATTAGCCGTATGCTGACCATTTGTGATGCATATGATGCTATGACTAGCTTACGATGTTATTGTGAACCTCATAGTGTGGAAGAAGCTCTAATCGAGATTGAAAATTGTGCAGGTAAGCAATTTGACCCTGGCATTAGTAATGTTTTCATTGATTTTATTAGAGAATGCAATGGCGATTTAGGGTTGAATGCTGTTATAAGCACGTAA
- a CDS encoding NAD(P)/FAD-dependent oxidoreductase: MSSEIFDIAIIGGGPAGLSAALTGRIRNKNVAIFEHMDFSLKLQKAHIVDNYLGVPQITGQGMMQQFLAHCSAHNPTIIKEKVVNIFPGEGIFTLVSPKATYQARSVIIATGVVATTIFQGEKEFLGKGVSYCATCDGMMYKGKDVAVISYTAEGEHEAEYLSELCRTVYYLPQYKEVPTLRSEIKILNEKPEAITGDVVVQKLQVNKEELSVHGVFIIRMSDPVENVLPGLALEGEVIKVNRDMSTSIPGVFAAGDCTGKPWQIAKATGEGLVAVLSAISYLGKKDK; the protein is encoded by the coding sequence ATGTCTAGTGAAATTTTTGATATTGCCATAATTGGCGGAGGTCCGGCGGGATTATCTGCAGCCCTTACTGGAAGAATTCGCAATAAGAATGTTGCCATTTTTGAGCATATGGATTTCAGTCTAAAACTACAAAAGGCCCATATTGTAGATAATTATTTAGGAGTACCTCAAATTACTGGACAAGGGATGATGCAGCAATTTTTGGCTCATTGTTCCGCTCATAACCCAACAATTATTAAAGAAAAAGTCGTTAATATTTTCCCTGGAGAAGGTATTTTTACCTTGGTATCACCAAAGGCAACTTATCAAGCGCGAAGTGTAATTATTGCTACTGGGGTAGTTGCTACTACTATATTCCAAGGTGAAAAAGAATTTTTAGGGAAGGGTGTAAGTTATTGTGCTACTTGTGATGGCATGATGTATAAGGGGAAAGATGTAGCTGTGATATCTTATACGGCAGAGGGGGAACATGAAGCAGAATATTTAAGCGAATTATGCCGCACAGTATACTACTTACCTCAATATAAGGAAGTGCCTACTTTGCGTTCAGAGATCAAAATACTGAATGAAAAGCCGGAGGCAATTACAGGTGATGTAGTAGTACAAAAGCTACAAGTGAATAAAGAAGAATTATCTGTTCATGGTGTATTTATTATTCGGATGTCTGACCCTGTAGAAAACGTATTGCCAGGCCTTGCATTAGAAGGTGAAGTGATTAAAGTCAATCGTGATATGTCAACAAGCATACCAGGAGTTTTTGCAGCAGGGGACTGCACGGGAAAACCATGGCAAATTGCAAAGGCTACTGGTGAGGGCTTGGTAGCCGTATTAAGTGCCATTTCTTATTTGGGGAAGAAAGATAAATAA
- the serC gene encoding 3-phosphoserine/phosphohydroxythreonine transaminase — translation MTHRVFNFNAGPAALPIEVLKQAQAEFLNYQETGMSILETSHRSKAYEAVNREAEATLKELLGLGDNYRVLFLQGGASTQFAMIPMNFLPQGRTADYILTGAWSEKALKEAKLFGNTHIAATTGEDNYKRIPKIGEIQLSENPAYVHITSNNTIFGTQWQDFPSFGQAPLIADMSSDILNKPFDAEKFSLIYAGAQKNLGPSGVTVVIARKELLENNPKDIPTMMRYETHAKNDSLYNTPPAFSVYILNLVLQWLKGQGGLAAIEKRNVEKASLIYNAIDQSGGYYRGHAQKDSRSLMNITFRLPSEELEKTFASQAEKAGLIGLKGHRSVGGLRASIYNAMTVEGCRALEQFMLNFQQKNG, via the coding sequence TTGACTCATCGCGTTTTTAACTTTAATGCGGGTCCAGCTGCATTGCCGATAGAAGTATTAAAACAAGCTCAAGCTGAATTTTTAAACTATCAGGAAACTGGTATGTCTATACTCGAGACCAGTCATCGTTCTAAAGCCTATGAAGCGGTAAATCGGGAAGCTGAAGCAACGTTAAAAGAACTATTAGGACTCGGCGATAATTACCGAGTTCTATTCCTCCAAGGAGGAGCTAGTACTCAATTTGCGATGATACCGATGAATTTCTTGCCTCAAGGGCGCACTGCAGACTATATCTTAACAGGAGCTTGGTCCGAAAAGGCTCTTAAAGAAGCCAAACTATTTGGAAATACACACATAGCGGCGACTACTGGGGAAGACAATTATAAACGTATCCCCAAAATCGGCGAGATTCAATTAAGCGAAAACCCGGCCTATGTTCATATTACCTCAAATAATACGATTTTTGGTACCCAGTGGCAGGACTTTCCTTCCTTTGGGCAAGCACCTCTGATTGCCGATATGTCCTCTGATATCTTAAATAAACCTTTTGATGCGGAAAAATTTTCGCTGATTTATGCCGGAGCTCAAAAGAATTTAGGGCCTTCAGGGGTAACAGTTGTTATTGCACGCAAGGAGCTGCTAGAGAATAATCCAAAGGATATTCCTACGATGATGCGCTATGAAACACACGCTAAGAACGATTCTTTGTATAATACACCACCTGCTTTTTCTGTATACATACTCAATTTGGTATTGCAATGGCTAAAAGGACAAGGCGGCTTAGCAGCAATTGAGAAACGCAATGTAGAAAAAGCCAGTCTGATCTATAATGCCATAGATCAAAGTGGCGGTTATTACCGAGGTCATGCGCAAAAAGACAGTCGCTCTTTAATGAATATTACCTTTCGTTTGCCTAGTGAAGAACTGGAAAAGACCTTTGCAAGCCAAGCAGAAAAGGCTGGCCTCATAGGCCTTAAAGGGCACCGTTCAGTTGGTGGATTACGAGCATCCATATACAATGCAATGACAGTAGAAGGATGCCGTGCATTAGAACAATTTATGCTGAATTTTCAACAAAAAAATGGGTAG
- a CDS encoding DUF1015 family protein, with protein MAIVKPFCGLRPVPELADKVVSLPYDVMDSNEARAITTKNEYSFLRITKSEVDLAPDVSPYSEAVYEKAAENLKDFIAKGVLVQDEKPCFYIYKQQMGSHNQVGLVAALSVEEYKNNIIKKHELTRPDKEQDRVNNIMATEAQTGAVFVTYKADDHINAVLAQCMTKQPVYDFQTEDEIRHTLYVVDDAAKIKSIEQAFARIGTLYIADGHHRSAAAARVYDTYKEKNPDHTGEEEYAKFLAVIIPHTMTKIMDYNRVVKDLNGLTEQELLEKIQEKFTINPCTRISCKAEYPHYFGMYINKAWYKLVANPGTYDENDPVDKLDVSILQNNLLAPILGIGNLRTDKRIDFVGGIRGMAELERLVDSGEYAVAFSMFPTSTKELMAIADSGQIMPPKSTWFEPKLRDAIVVHLLNGRN; from the coding sequence ATGGCAATTGTAAAACCTTTTTGTGGATTAAGACCGGTACCTGAACTGGCAGATAAGGTTGTCTCTTTACCCTATGATGTAATGGATTCGAATGAGGCAAGAGCGATTACCACAAAAAATGAATATAGTTTTTTAAGGATTACAAAATCCGAAGTAGATCTTGCTCCTGATGTTAGTCCATATTCGGAAGCCGTATATGAAAAGGCAGCTGAAAATCTTAAGGATTTTATTGCAAAAGGTGTTTTGGTACAAGATGAAAAACCGTGTTTTTACATTTACAAACAACAGATGGGCTCTCACAATCAGGTAGGATTAGTGGCTGCTTTATCCGTAGAAGAGTATAAAAATAACATTATTAAGAAACATGAATTAACTCGGCCAGATAAAGAACAAGATCGAGTGAATAATATAATGGCGACGGAGGCTCAAACAGGAGCTGTATTCGTTACTTACAAAGCAGATGATCATATTAATGCTGTACTAGCTCAGTGTATGACAAAACAACCAGTTTATGATTTCCAGACAGAGGATGAAATTCGTCATACCTTATATGTTGTGGATGATGCAGCTAAGATTAAATCCATTGAGCAAGCCTTTGCTCGCATTGGAACTTTATACATTGCTGATGGCCATCATCGCTCGGCTGCTGCAGCAAGGGTGTATGATACCTACAAAGAAAAAAATCCAGATCATACAGGAGAAGAGGAATATGCTAAATTCCTTGCTGTAATCATTCCTCATACAATGACGAAGATTATGGATTACAATCGAGTGGTAAAAGATTTAAACGGCTTAACCGAGCAGGAGCTATTAGAAAAAATTCAAGAAAAGTTTACCATTAACCCATGCACTAGAATATCGTGTAAAGCCGAGTATCCTCATTACTTTGGCATGTACATTAATAAGGCCTGGTATAAGCTGGTGGCCAATCCAGGTACCTATGATGAGAATGATCCTGTAGATAAGTTAGATGTAAGCATCTTACAAAACAATCTTTTAGCACCTATTCTTGGAATTGGAAACCTTCGGACGGATAAACGCATTGATTTTGTGGGTGGAATTCGCGGTATGGCGGAATTGGAAAGGTTAGTAGACAGTGGTGAGTATGCGGTTGCTTTCTCCATGTTCCCAACGTCTACCAAGGAATTAATGGCGATTGCGGATTCAGGACAAATTATGCCACCTAAGTCTACTTGGTTTGAGCCAAAACTTAGGGATGCTATTGTAGTACATTTATTAAATGGGAGGAATTAA
- the serA gene encoding phosphoglycerate dehydrogenase: MKILVSDPVSAQGVELLQKEYEVDVKIKLPIEELIRIIPEYDALVVRSETKVTKAVIEAAANLKVIGRAGVGVDNIDVEAATQKGIVVLNAPEGNTIAATEHTMAMMLALARNVPQAHASMKDGQWMRSKLMGVEMRGKTLGILGLGRIGTGVAKRALAMEMNVVAYDPFVSANQATAMGIQLLELEEIFPVADFITLHLPFTAETKYLLNKESFAKMKPGVRIVNCARGGVIHEGDLAKAVEEGIVAGAAIDVFEKEPVDPENPLLKLDKVIVTPHLGASTAEAQVGVAVDVAKGIIAALKGEPIATAVNMAPIQSHVLEVIRPYFNLAEKMGCLAINLAEGRITAVDVEYNGEISEVDTKMLTTAMIKGLLNSILTEHINYVNAPGVAKSRGIKVREVKSKETANFANLITVRVHTDKKTHVVAGTLFGHQEGRIVMIDGYRVDVDPQGWLIVGLHLNRPGIIGHVGTILGSDGINIHSMQVGRTEEKGTNIMVMGVDSDVPAAVMLKIKAVDGILGAKMINFCVV; this comes from the coding sequence ATGAAAATATTAGTGAGTGATCCTGTTTCAGCTCAAGGTGTAGAGTTATTACAAAAGGAATATGAGGTAGATGTTAAAATAAAACTACCGATAGAGGAATTAATTCGTATTATTCCCGAATATGATGCTTTAGTTGTACGCAGCGAGACCAAGGTTACTAAAGCAGTAATTGAGGCAGCTGCTAACTTGAAAGTGATTGGTCGTGCTGGAGTCGGTGTTGACAACATAGATGTAGAAGCAGCAACTCAGAAAGGCATTGTAGTACTTAACGCTCCTGAAGGCAATACGATAGCAGCAACGGAGCATACCATGGCTATGATGCTCGCTCTAGCTCGCAACGTCCCCCAAGCTCACGCTAGCATGAAGGACGGACAATGGATGCGCAGCAAGTTAATGGGAGTTGAAATGCGTGGTAAAACACTGGGGATTCTTGGCTTAGGACGTATCGGTACGGGTGTAGCCAAAAGAGCTTTGGCTATGGAGATGAATGTTGTAGCTTATGACCCATTTGTTAGTGCAAATCAAGCGACTGCCATGGGTATTCAGTTATTGGAATTGGAAGAAATTTTTCCAGTTGCTGATTTTATTACTTTACATTTACCCTTTACAGCAGAAACAAAGTATCTTTTAAATAAAGAAAGTTTTGCGAAAATGAAACCTGGGGTACGGATTGTGAACTGTGCTCGTGGCGGCGTAATCCATGAAGGAGATTTGGCTAAAGCTGTGGAAGAAGGTATTGTAGCAGGGGCGGCAATTGATGTGTTTGAAAAAGAACCCGTTGATCCAGAAAATCCATTGCTAAAATTAGATAAGGTGATTGTAACACCTCATTTAGGAGCGTCTACTGCAGAAGCACAAGTTGGTGTAGCTGTAGACGTAGCAAAGGGTATTATCGCGGCATTAAAAGGGGAACCTATCGCAACAGCAGTTAATATGGCACCAATTCAGTCACATGTGCTAGAAGTCATTCGTCCTTACTTTAATTTGGCGGAAAAGATGGGGTGCTTGGCTATTAACTTGGCAGAAGGCCGTATTACAGCAGTAGATGTAGAATACAATGGAGAGATTAGCGAAGTAGACACAAAAATGCTGACAACAGCAATGATTAAAGGCTTGCTAAACTCCATTTTGACAGAACATATTAATTATGTGAATGCTCCAGGTGTTGCTAAATCTCGTGGTATTAAGGTGCGGGAAGTAAAAAGCAAAGAAACAGCTAATTTTGCTAATTTGATTACAGTAAGAGTCCATACAGACAAAAAAACTCATGTTGTGGCGGGGACTTTATTCGGTCATCAAGAAGGACGTATTGTTATGATTGATGGATACCGAGTCGATGTAGATCCACAAGGATGGTTAATTGTCGGTCTTCATTTGAATCGTCCAGGCATCATTGGTCATGTGGGCACGATTTTGGGAAGTGATGGAATTAATATTCATAGTATGCAAGTGGGGCGTACTGAGGAAAAAGGAACGAATATCATGGTTATGGGCGTAGACTCCGATGTTCCAGCAGCCGTTATGTTAAAGATAAAAGCAGTGGATGGAATATTAGGGGCGAAAATGATTAATTTTTGTGTAGTATAG
- a CDS encoding flavin reductase family protein translates to MSTEISYNEHAKEVTEILSKGAFLTTMVDGKVNTMTIAWGSIGFMWGKPVFMAMVRPSRYTYECLEKSQEFTVSIPFKDMSAALGVAGSKSGRDLDKLAAANLKTIPGKKISTPVIANCGLHYECKVVYKQEMVQDQLAADLNEKWYPTGNYHTLYFGEILATHLDEK, encoded by the coding sequence ATGAGTACAGAAATATCCTATAACGAACACGCTAAGGAAGTTACCGAAATACTAAGCAAAGGAGCCTTTTTAACTACTATGGTTGACGGAAAAGTTAATACTATGACAATCGCCTGGGGTAGTATTGGCTTCATGTGGGGCAAACCTGTTTTCATGGCAATGGTAAGACCGTCTCGCTATACCTATGAGTGTCTCGAAAAAAGCCAGGAATTTACCGTCAGCATCCCTTTTAAAGATATGAGCGCAGCATTAGGAGTCGCAGGTTCTAAGTCCGGCAGAGATCTAGATAAGTTAGCAGCCGCTAATTTAAAGACGATTCCTGGCAAAAAAATATCCACTCCTGTAATTGCAAATTGCGGTTTACACTACGAATGCAAAGTAGTGTATAAACAAGAAATGGTACAGGATCAACTGGCCGCTGACTTAAACGAAAAATGGTATCCTACTGGCAACTACCATACCCTTTATTTCGGTGAAATTCTAGCTACCCACTTAGACGAAAAGTAA
- a CDS encoding DUF2225 domain-containing protein, with protein sequence MLDALFTVEKDCPICEKKIKVTRVRSRLDMIKQDTDFCCQYKNVNPYYYAVWFCPHCSYAAQDTYFDEIVPAAAERIRKFFSERNVSIDLSGTRTREQAVVSYQLAILCAELAASPASRLAGLHLRLGWLYREAGQEEEEKVILAKAAAYYEKTLAKESMPVGPMSELTITYLAAELLRRTGANEKALLYLSKVVSSPQAREEKRIADLARDVWQDMRAAAKAKVPAK encoded by the coding sequence GTGTTAGATGCTTTATTTACAGTAGAAAAGGACTGCCCTATTTGCGAAAAAAAAATCAAAGTAACACGTGTACGTTCACGATTAGATATGATTAAACAAGACACTGACTTTTGCTGTCAGTATAAGAATGTAAATCCTTATTATTATGCAGTTTGGTTTTGTCCTCATTGTAGCTATGCGGCACAAGACACTTATTTTGATGAGATTGTACCTGCGGCGGCAGAACGAATCCGAAAATTTTTTTCGGAAAGAAATGTGAGCATTGATTTAAGTGGTACTAGAACTAGAGAACAGGCAGTTGTTAGTTATCAATTAGCGATTTTGTGTGCAGAATTGGCAGCAAGCCCTGCTAGTCGATTGGCTGGTCTGCATTTAAGATTAGGGTGGCTGTACCGAGAAGCTGGGCAAGAAGAGGAAGAAAAAGTCATCCTGGCAAAGGCTGCTGCATATTATGAAAAAACCTTGGCAAAGGAAAGTATGCCAGTAGGCCCTATGTCGGAGTTAACGATTACGTATCTTGCGGCGGAATTGTTAAGGCGAACGGGAGCAAATGAGAAGGCATTATTATATCTTAGTAAGGTAGTGAGTAGCCCACAAGCTAGAGAGGAAAAACGGATTGCCGATTTAGCTCGTGACGTTTGGCAGGATATGCGAGCAGCAGCGAAAGCAAAAGTCCCTGCGAAATAA
- the cydC gene encoding thiol reductant ABC exporter subunit CydC, with amino-acid sequence MNILLRLLRIIGPSWMTMLVAGVFGCLTIGSNIGLMAASAYLISSAALHPSIVELSVAIVGVRFFGISRAVFRYLERYISHDATFRLLGIIRVWFYTKLERLAPAGLLKWQSGELFGAIVGDVETLKEFYLRVLAPPFIALLVLIGTSIFLAQYSRQFVYVLVGGFFTLGVLLPFMVLRLQRPIANELVQTRTEMKAQLVDSITGVVELAAFGQTQRQAQRIEIIDQRLARLQGKVANVTGMIDALGMLIVNATVWLVLWLAIPLVHSGQLEGIYLAVVALTVQSSFEGVLPLPIAMHYLAESLSAAKRLFAIVDQQLAVLDNGQDIFLNKNVNIEVDKLSFSYREGTTILDNVSFSVAPGQSLAIVGPSGAGKSTLLHLLLRFWDYHQGSIRFAGNEIKNYDSQEVRKQFGVVAQQTHLFNASIKDNILLARPDATEDALMEVIKNAELSEFIKSLPQGLDTMVGQNGHALSGGQRQRIAIARALLKDAPLLILDEPTVGLDALTEEAIMETISRLMQGRTTILITHRLTGLERVGDIIVLEAGRIIEQGSQVELLEKQGLFYQLWRLQHDVL; translated from the coding sequence ATGAATATATTGTTACGATTATTAAGAATTATAGGCCCCTCTTGGATGACGATGCTTGTGGCTGGTGTTTTTGGTTGTTTGACCATTGGCAGTAATATAGGATTAATGGCTGCTTCCGCCTACCTTATTTCTAGTGCGGCCCTGCATCCCTCAATCGTAGAGTTATCAGTTGCTATTGTGGGAGTGCGTTTTTTTGGTATTTCTAGGGCTGTTTTTCGCTATTTAGAGCGCTATATTTCTCATGATGCTACTTTTCGTTTATTAGGGATAATACGGGTATGGTTTTATACCAAACTAGAAAGATTAGCGCCTGCAGGGTTATTAAAATGGCAGAGTGGGGAATTGTTTGGCGCTATTGTTGGTGATGTGGAAACCTTAAAAGAGTTTTATCTTAGAGTTCTGGCTCCTCCTTTTATTGCACTTTTAGTACTGATTGGTACGTCCATCTTTTTGGCACAGTATAGTAGGCAATTTGTATATGTACTGGTAGGCGGATTTTTCACGTTAGGTGTCCTGTTACCTTTTATGGTTCTAAGGTTACAACGCCCAATTGCCAATGAATTGGTCCAAACTAGAACTGAAATGAAGGCCCAATTAGTGGACAGTATAACAGGTGTTGTTGAACTTGCCGCTTTTGGTCAAACGCAAAGGCAGGCTCAGCGTATTGAAATTATTGATCAACGTTTAGCAAGACTTCAGGGAAAAGTAGCAAACGTGACTGGGATGATAGATGCGCTTGGCATGTTAATCGTCAATGCTACGGTGTGGCTCGTTTTGTGGTTAGCGATTCCTTTGGTACATAGCGGTCAACTAGAGGGGATTTATCTAGCAGTAGTGGCTTTAACAGTGCAAAGTAGTTTTGAAGGGGTATTGCCCTTACCGATAGCAATGCATTATTTGGCTGAAAGTTTGTCAGCTGCCAAACGTCTCTTTGCTATAGTGGATCAGCAGCTTGCTGTGCTTGATAATGGCCAAGATATATTTTTAAATAAGAATGTAAATATTGAGGTAGATAAACTCAGCTTTTCTTACCGGGAAGGAACGACCATATTGGATAATGTCTCCTTTTCCGTTGCACCGGGACAAAGTTTGGCTATCGTAGGGCCTAGCGGGGCGGGAAAGAGCACTTTGCTGCACTTATTATTACGGTTTTGGGATTATCACCAAGGTTCTATTCGGTTTGCCGGGAATGAAATAAAGAATTATGATTCTCAGGAAGTGCGTAAGCAGTTTGGTGTGGTAGCACAGCAAACGCATTTATTTAATGCTAGTATCAAGGATAATATTTTGCTGGCAAGACCAGACGCTACTGAAGATGCCCTCATGGAGGTCATTAAAAATGCTGAGCTTAGTGAATTCATTAAGAGCTTACCTCAGGGTTTAGATACTATGGTAGGGCAAAATGGACATGCCTTATCAGGAGGGCAAAGACAGCGGATTGCCATTGCTAGGGCGCTTTTAAAAGATGCTCCCCTATTAATTTTAGATGAACCTACGGTAGGCTTAGACGCTTTAACGGAAGAGGCGATTATGGAGACCATTTCTCGTTTAATGCAAGGGAGGACTACCATTTTAATTACCCACCGTTTGACTGGATTAGAAAGAGTAGGGGATATTATCGTACTAGAGGCAGGCCGCATTATTGAACAAGGTAGTCAGGTAGAGTTATTAGAAAAACAGGGTCTTTTTTATCAGTTGTGGCGTTTACAACATGATGTGTTATAA